A portion of the Aquila chrysaetos chrysaetos chromosome 4, bAquChr1.4, whole genome shotgun sequence genome contains these proteins:
- the ASXL3 gene encoding putative Polycomb group protein ASXL3 isoform X3: MAGRLHNGEKKLEEQEFQQELFREYMHCPKAGCTALRQQQKRRNGVSMMVNKTVPRVVLTPLKVSDEQSDSPSGSESKNGEADGSDKEMKHGQKSPTGKQTSQHLKRLKKSGLGHLKWTKAEDIDIETPGSILVNTNLRALINKHTFASLPQHFQQYLLLLLPEVDRQMGSDGVLRLSSSALNNEFFAYAAQGWKQRLAEGEFTPEMQLRIRQEIEKEKKTEPWKEKFFERFYGEKLGMSRGESMKLTAVQNNDEDESNSLCGSSGTPGPSKQGTFEDQEEKGAKIPPLPERDYCPSLCSMEQVPVKDLTADSDDILIPEESIIQEEIAEEVETSICECQEENHKTEHEFSEESVSPAGTNEETEAVQLADSTESCVMMNDVTDTVSHIEIKVELKSECSQEEMSVVIDQLEDCVSPARSASSTNSVSDTAEKDSESAKELIAPEMQNAALEGSLFTGGGIAVDMELQSDPEEQLSENACISETSFSSGSPEGPCVCIASPGGDTQSTSEEPCTPASLETACSSEVSSTENIEGDIQQKASDENLHTPLMSEISPMSTSPVTSEASLMSNLPLTSEASPASNLPLTSETSPMSDLPLTSETSSVSSVLLTSETSVANSLPLPSETSPVSNSPSNERLTLQQRKSPCLLEDSLPTLKEESSAIPKVVQEENLVVQPKQLQTAPENMKVGPLTIIPDTSVLEEPQSKSLSHQPCKSHSEIEKSYIASIPEHSPPEVIKIKNHSVQQRGDKKGTLLPSEVAVLSEGSVGKNIELLPSKPHDKLYTSSLEKATFSEVCRSKSHKLTGSTQSRLESSHSSKSLEPTKSPEVRNESRDPEIPKRKTAEQHSFGICKEKRARIDDDQPNRSASSTSPSDKDQPPREEPRVPPLKIQLSKVGPPFIIKSQPVSKPEPRVSPSTSVSSGRNTGARTLADIKARAQQARAQREAAAAAAVAAAASIVSGAMGTPCEGGKTRTLAHIKEQTKAKLFAKHQARAHLLQTNKESKLQFSSKESTSSLEIPTSTDTKIEGSTGVIIVNPNCRSPSNKSAHHRETTTLLQQSLNTAILPETATEISVHSSDENIPMPQLCEKIISSTSTESNSVPVLYNKSSVSVSVCSTAMSGAIKELSFASSVDKSSVLMSVDSANTAVSACNINMLKTIQGADTPCITVGPKCIDNTNVPVSIDNTVLSNAIDDKRLPIPSSNANNTVSSHYATVPASSIANNLPNHLSGSSVLIPPVGTTNRFSSDKIAITGCNEQSTVSIHTTVRSALSCSEALAVADAVARPPISMFTGNMVTISSYDNATKLNADLLEKSSGARNRMDLSGKPQPVSFTQTAMNRSIPCKVIVDHTTNLNSSLSLSSSIENAENSIDLQSRPVRTEAALQSIACPQVSVISRPEVVSNESLEHSSSFITITAKQDSKNLQAGCSSLREVPLAPQDKLIEVVTPSQGFAEQLRGPSAFKNEADAACASQYSTNNRICWHDEEAMSTDQPVVSHLNSGKHKEYAEQNCLKNVKTEPSSYTQMSELQSRSLLTSIAVPVKSETNESDKCFRMDTEDFTGPEMPAQTAEIATSAQPPQTSKTSIVDSMEDTLSLTTETLKRVTGAGGSSCRLSSVEANNPLVTQLLQGNLPLEKVLPQPRSGAKLEINRLPLPLQTTSVCKTVVSERNIVEHPSNSPNPDGKGFTAGSVAPLQIRKRENHPKKRMARTVGEHAQIKCEPGKVSMDTDVKAAPCVISSSMNQLGHGQPFKQEWLNKHAIQSRIAHSPEIKQQKRPLPSCSFQQSLFHIDKNGSFHAEASTSHRQHFYQMSMAARGPIPTAALLQTTSKGPPGCNAFAFSRHLEQKGLGDVNISTAAHQLRLGSVFSPNIQIKEGDDIASASQTLQSKTLVHPPPPPPPLPPPPPPHPNAEVPSDQKQPTVTMETTKRLSWPQPASICSNIKSEPISFEEGLSSSCELGMKQTSYDQNEVKEQLKAFALKNADFSSYLLSEPQKPFTQLAAQKIQTQHPQQQQQQQQQLCGNYPTIHFGSTSFKRAASAIEKSIGILGSGSNTATGLSNQNAQIPVQKFADSSNADELELKCSCRLKAMIVCKGCGAFCHDDCIGPSKLCVACLVVR, encoded by the exons ATGGGAAGTGATGGAGTTTTGCGCCTCAGTAGTTCCGCTCTAAATAATGAATTCTTCGCATATGCAGCACAAGGGTGGAAACAGCGATTGGCAGAAG GAGAATTTACACCAGAAATGCAGTTGCGCATCAGACAAGagattgaaaaagaaaagaaaacagaacctTGGAAGGAAAAATTCTTTGAAAGGTTTTATGGTGAAAA aTTGGGAATGTCAAGAGGGGAATCAATGAAACTCACTGCAGTGCAGAACAATGATGAAGATGAAAGCAATTCTTTGTGTGGATCTTCTGGCACACCTGGTCCTTCTAAGCAAGGAACCTTTGAAGACCAAGAAGAGAAAGGTGCTAAAATTCCACCTTTACCAGAGAGAGATTATTGTCCATCTCTTTGTAGTATGGAACAGGTTCCTGTCAAGGATCTAACGGCAGACTCAGATGATATACTGATACCTGAAGAATCAATCATTCAGGAGGAGATTGCTGAAGAGGTTGAGACAAGTATTTGTGAATGCCAAGAGGAGAACCATAAAACAGAACATGAGTTTTCTGAGGAGTCAGTAAGTCCAGCTGGcacaaatgaagaaacagaggCAGTACAGCTTGCAGACAGCACTGAGTCCTGTGTCATGATGAATGATGTAACTGATACTGTATCTCACATTGAAATTAAAGTGGAGTTGAAGTCAGAATGCTCTCAGGAGGAGATGTCAGTTGTGATAGATCAGCTGGAGGATTGCGTATCACCAGCACGATCGGCTTCATCCACAAACTCTGTCAGTGATACAGCAGAGAAGGATTCCGAGTCTGCAAAAGAGCTAATTGcaccagaaatgcaaaatgctgctCTGGAAGGCTCCTTGTTCACTGGTGGAGGCATTGCGGTGGATATGGAGCTTCAAAGTGACCCTGAGGAACAGTTGTCTGAGAATGCTTGTATTTCTGaaacttccttttcctctggAAGTCCAGAAGGACCGTGTGTTTGTATTGCCTCTCCTGGAGGAGACACTCAGTCGACTTCAGAGGAACCCTGTACTCCAGCATCTCTTGAAACAGCTTGTTCATCTGAAGTGTCCAGTACTGAAAACATTGAAGGTGATATTCAGCAAAAGGCCAGTGATGAAAACTTGCACACACCTTTAATGTCGGAAATCTCTCCAATGTCCACCTCACCTGTAACCTCAGAAGCATCTCTGATGTCAAATTTACCTTTAACATCAGAGGCATCACCAGCTTCTAATTTACCTTTAACATCAGAAACATCTCCAATGTCTGATTTGCCTTTAACATCAGAAACATCTTCAGTATCTTCTGTTCTTCTAACTTCTGAAACATCTGTGGCAAATAGTTTGCCTCTTCCATCGGAGACATCTCCAGTTTCTAATTCCCCAAGCAATGAAAGACTTACTCTGCAACAAAGGAAATCGCCGTGTTTGTTGGAAGACTCCCTTCCcactttgaaagaagaaagctcTGCCATTCCTAAGGTGGTTCAAGAAGAGAATCTTGTTGTTCAGCCAAAGCAACTTCAGACTGCTCCTGAAAATATGAAAGTTGGTCCACTAACAATTATACCTGATACTTCAGTATTGGAAGAGCCCCAAAGCAAAAGCCTCAGTCATCAGCCATGTAAGTCACATTCTGAAATTGAGAAATCTTACATTGCATCCATCCCAGAACACTCTCCTCCAGAGGtgatcaaaattaaaaatcacagtgtTCAGCAAAGAGGTGACAAGAAAGGTACACTCTTGCCATCAGAGGTAGCTGTCTTATCAGAAGGATCAGTTGGCAAAAATATCGAACTGCTTCCATCAAAGCCACATGATAAACTATATACCTCATCTCTAGAGAAAGCTACGTTCTCTGAAGTGTGCAGAAGTAAATCTCACAAGCTAACAGGCAGCACCCAAAGCCGTCTAGAGAGTTCACATTCTTCCAAGTCATTAGAACCCACAAAATCACCCGAAGTGAGGAATGAAAGTAGAGACCCAGAGAtcccaaaaaggaaaacagcagaacagCACAGTTTTGGAAtctgcaaagagaagagagcTAGAATAGATGATGACCAGCCTAACCGTAGTGCTTCATCAACAAGTCCATCTGATAAAGATCAGCCACCCAGAGAAGAACCCCGAGTTCCACCCCTTAAG attCAGCTTTCAAAAGTTGGACCACCTTTTATCATCAAGAGCCAACCTGTTTCTAAACCAGAACCTCGAGTTTCCCCAAGTACATCGGTCAGCAGTGGGAGAAACACTGGGGCTAGAACTCTTGCAGATATCAAAGCAAGAGCTCAGCAAGCAAGAGCCCaaagagaagctgcagctgcagcagccgtGGCAGCAGCTGCGAGCATTGTCTCTGGAGCAATGGGGACCCCATGCGAAGGTGGGAAGACAAGAACGCTGGCACACATCAAGGAACAAACAAAGGCCAAGCTATTTGCAAAGCATCAAGCCAGAGCTCATTTACTCCAGACTAATAAAGAATCAAAGTTGCAGTTCAGCTCAAAGGAAAGTACCTCATCTCTGGAGATACCAACTTCTACTGACACAAAGATTGAAGGTTCTACTGGTGTCATCATAGTTAATCCTAACTGCAGGTCCCCTAGCAACAAGTCTGCTCATCACCGTGAGACTACCACTTTATTGCAGCAGTCACTTAACACAGCTATATTACCAGAAACTGCTACTGAGATATCGGTGCACAGTTCTGATGAAAATATACCTATGCCACAATTGtgtgagaaaattatttcatctacCTCTACTGAAAGTAACAGTGTGCCAGTGCTTTATAATAAAAGTTCAGTCTCTGTGTCTGTTTGCAGCACTGCTATGTCTGGAGCAATTAAAGAACTTTCTTTTGCAAGTTCTGTTGATAAATCCTCTGTTTTAATGTCTGTTGACAGTGCAAACACAGCAGTTTCAGCTTGTAATATAAATATGCTGAAAACCATCCAAGGGGCTGATACTCCATGCATAACTGTTGGACCAAAATGTATTGATAACACTAATGTACCAGTCTCCATAGACAATACAGTCTTATCAAATGCCATCGATGACAAAAGGTTGCCGATACCAAGTAGCAATGCGAATAACACAGTCTCCAGTCATTATGCCACTGTGCCAGCTTCATCTATTGCAAATAATTTGCCAAATCATCTCTCTGGTAGTTCTGTACTGATTCCCCCAGTGGGGACTAccaacagattttcttctgataaGATAGCCATAACTGGGTGTAACGAGCAAAGCACTGTCTCCATTCACACTACCGTTAGGTCAGCTTTAAGTTGCAGTGAGGCCCTTGCAGTAGCAGATGCTGTTGCAAGGCCACCCATTTCAATGTTTACTGGTAACATGGTGACAATAAGCTCTTACGATAATGCTACTAAATTAAATGCTGATCTCTTAGAAAAAAGCTCTGGAGCACGAAACCGAATGGATCTCTCTGGTAAACCTCAGCCAGTGAGCTTTACACAAACTGCCATGAATAGGTCTATACCTTGCAAAGTCATTGTTGACCACACTACAAATCTGAATTCCAGTCTGTCACTTTCTTCTTCTATTGAAAATGCAGAGAACAGCATTGACCTGCAGAGCAGACCTGTAAGGACAGAAGCTGCCTTACAAAGTATAGCCTGTCCTCAGGTGTCTGTCATAAGCAGGCCTGAAGTGGTCTCTAATGAAAGCCTTGAGCACAGTTCCAGCTTTATCACCATTACAGCAAAGCAAGACAGCAAGAACTTGCAGGCAGGTTGTTCAAGTCTTCGAGAAGTGCCTCTTGCTCCTCAAGATAAATTAATTGAGGTGGTTACTCCCAGCCAAGGTTTTGCTGAGCAGTTAAGAGGtccttcagcatttaaaaatgaagcagatgcTGCCTGTGCCAGTCAGTATAGCACTAACAATAGAATTTGTTGGCATGATGAAGAGGCAATGAGTACAGACCAGCCAGTGGTCAGCCATCTTAACTCCGGTAAGCATAAGGAATACGCAGAgcaaaactgcttaaaaaatgtcaaaaccGAACCTTCCAGTTACACGCAAATGTCAGAACTGCAATCCAGGAGTCTTCTGACGAGCATTGCTGTTCCTGTTAAATCGGAAACGAATGAGTCTGACAAGTGCTTCAGGATGGACACCGAGGATTTTACAGGACCTGAAATGCCTGCCCAGACTGCAGAAATAGCCACGAGCGCACAGCCGCCGCAGACCTCCAAGACATCCATTGTGGACTCTATGGAAGACACCCTGTCCCTGACAACAGAAACCCTAAAGAGAGTTACCGGTGCCGGGGGCTCTAGCTGTCGCTTGTCGTCAGTGGAGGCCAACAATCCTTTAGTGACACAGTTACTGCAAGGCAACCTGCCTTTAGAGAAAGTACTGCCGCAGCCCAGATCAGGAGCCAAACTAGAAATTAACAGGCTTCCCTTGCCTTTGCAAACTACCTCAGTATGTAAAACAGTAGTGTCCGAGAGAAATATTGTTGAACATCCTTCCAACTCTCCTAATCCAGATGGTAAAGGATTTACAGCAGGCAGCGTAGCCCCGCTACAAATCAGAAAGCGTGAAAACCATCCGAAAAAGAGGATGGCCAGGACTGTAGGGGAACATGCTCAAATTAAATGTGAGCCTGGGAAGGTGTCAATGGACACAGATGTTAAAGCGGCTCCTTGTGTAATTAGTTCCAGCATGAATCAGCTAGGGCATGGTCAGCCATTTAAGCAGGAGTGGCTGAACAAACATGCCATTCAGAGCCGAATCGCTCACAGCCCAGAGatcaagcagcagaagaggcCGTTGCCTTCATGCAGTTTCCAGCAGAGCTTATTTCACATTGATAAAAATGGCAGCTTTCACGCAGAAGCTAGTACCTCACATAGACAGCATTTTTACCAAATGTCCATGGCTGCAAGAGGCCCCATTCCTACAGCAGCTTTGTTGCAAACTACTTCAAAAGGCCCACCTGGCTGCAACGCATTTGCTTTTAGCAGACACCTGGAACAGAAGGGCTTGGGAGATGTGAATATTTCTACAGCAGCTCACCAGCTGAGGCTAGGAAGTGTGTTTTCCCCTAATATTCAAATTAAGGAAGGTGATGACATTGCCAGTGCCTCTCAAACTCTGCAGAGCAAAACACTAGTgcatccccctcctccccctccacccctgccacctcctccccctcctcacccaAATGCAGAAGTCCCCTCTGATCAAAAACAACCGACAGTTACTATGGAAACCACTAAAAGACTTAGTTGGCCTCAGCCAGCAAGCATCTGTAGCAATATAAAATCTGAACCTATTTCTTTTGAGGAAGGTTTAAGCAGCAGCTGCGAACTGGGCATGAAACAAACTTCCTATGATCAGAACGAAGTGAAAGAACAGTTAAAAGcgtttgcattaaaaaatgcagatttctctTCCTATTTACTTTCTGAGCCACAGAAGCCTTTTACCCAACTTGCTGCTCAGAAAATACAGACgcagcacccacagcagcagcagcagcagcagcagcagctctgtggaaattATCCAACAATACACTTCGGTAGCACAAGCTTCAAAAGGGCAGCATCTGCAATTGAGAAATCGATTGGGATTTTAGGAAGTGGCTCAAACACTGCCACAGGCCTGTCTAACCAGAATGCGCAGATCCCGGTTCAGAAATTTGCTGACAGTAGCAATGCCGATGAACTGGAACTGAAATGCTCTTGCAGGCTGAAAGCCATGATCGTGTGCAAAGGCTGCGGAGCCTTCTGTCATGATGACTGCATAGGGCCTTCCAAACTGTGTGTAGCTTGTCTGGTTGTACGATAG